The following DNA comes from Maylandia zebra isolate NMK-2024a linkage group LG6, Mzebra_GT3a, whole genome shotgun sequence.
TCTACTGGACATAGGAAGAAAACAAAGTGCTGAAGTTCTGGTATTAATCTTAACCTGGTATTAAGCTTTTGCAATATTTTTATCCCTCTGGGGTAAAAAGGTGAAAGTGTcatatgtcatttaaaaaaaatacttttttaaaaactaataaaTGGCACATTTGCCTTTTCTATAGTAAGCAAAAATAGTGCAAATATGGGAAACAAACTCCCACCAGGTGCTAGCAGGAAGTGCTGGAAGCAGGCGGAGAAGTTGTTATTGATTAAAATGTAGCTGTTTGCTGTATAACAACAAACCCCGATCATCTCAATcacattaaaaagaagaaatttgTCTGTTACCACTTAACTGGTAATTAAGAACTATTGCATGTGGCTACCTTTTGAAACCAAAGCTGTCATCAAGAAACAGTTGCATCTcggaaaaataacagaaaaaaataattggttttcttttttaatttaaaatgtctgtgaaggttctcagtcatccaggtcatcgtagtcaaaggagcttgcacagaaaagcgtctggacttctttaagttgcttgaagacgtttcacctctcatccgagaagcttcttcagttctaaggtcaaatggtggagagtcccagatataaacctagtgggagtatccccccacagagggacaaaaggaccccctgatgatcctctaatcacctgagccaaggtgtgaaactgggcgtgggtcccaatcagccagagtttcgggtgtgttcattgtgaaacctggccccaccttatcatgcgaattcctgaggtcagatggcccaggatgtgagtgggcgttaaggcgtctggggagggaactcaaaactggattatagatggcagagagttggtgtcgtaaacccccgcctctgttcaaagatggccgctcacagtggacatagatggcttctttcactcctctttcaaaccatctgtcctctctgtccaaaatgtgaacactggcatcctcgaaagagtgtcctttatccttaagatgcagatggactgctgagtcttgtcctgtggaggtggctcttctgtgttgtgccatgcgcttgtgaagtggctgtttggtctctccaatgtaaatatttaaaatatttctcaTGGTATAATTATGGCTGTCATTAATGCTTACCATTTTCTTGCACTTTTTTCAGTCAGCAGAAAGATTTTGTGGGTCTCAGCTTCCCAACAATTTCCAGTGTTGGTCCACATGGAGCGATCATACATTACAGGTTAGTTTGcaaataaaaactgtatttgtgtcatttttgttaATTCATAGTTTTAGCTTGTATCTGTGATTTCATGTTTTTGCTTGTAGACCACTGCCTGAGACCAACAGGACCCTCACCGTAAATGAAGTTTATCTCATCGACTCTGGAGCTCAATACGTGTAAGtaaggttgtttttaaatgctgcagagCAGATGTCTTTAGGATAATCAGTTACCTCTTTACGTCTTTTGCAGTGATGGAACAACAGACGTCACACGTACCATGCACTTCGGGACACCATCTGCTTTTGAGAAGGTAAGTTTGTGCGATTGCTCAGAATATTTCCTGCCACCGgttaatttaattgaattacACTTAGGTTGACTCAGtactgtttatttacaaagacTATTATATGTATCTTTGTAATATGTGTGCTATTTTCCTCATAGGAATGCTTTACCTACGTACTGAAGGGACACATAGCTGTCAGCGCTGCCATTTTCCCCAATGGAACAAAAGGTGCAGCACTCGGCTCTGTTGTTAAGACTATGCTGATGTTGTTTTCAGTACACGGATGTTAAAAATGACGATTTTACACCAAAATAGCTAACAAAGTTCCAGATGACTCACGGTGATTAGTACTTGTTCTGTCTATTCAGGAatacaaatgttttatttctacAAGATAAACATTTTGTCGCTCATAACACGGGCATCTTTTTGGCCAATCAAGCTTGTTTACTTACAATCTTGAACTGTGTCTTACGCCAAAGGAAGAACAATCGTGTTATGATTATATCGCGTAAAAAGCCGGAAGCTGTCACCCTGCCAGGGGACATGGAAGTTTGAAATTATTaccataggtgcatctactagTAGGCTAAGAGTTACCACTGGCTGCCACCAGTATTTTATGATCATACACTCAGTATTTTAACATGCACAAGCAGAGAAGTAAAAGACCTTTGACATTTTGATCTAAACCTCTATTCCTTTACCAGGCCACCTCTTGGATTCGTTTGCCCGTGCAGCCCTGTGGGAGTCTGGGCTGGACTACCTCCATGGTACAGGTCACGGGGTGGGCTGTTTCCTCAACGTTCACGAGGGGCCTTGCGGCATCAGCTACAAAACCTTCGCAGATGAACCGCTGGAGGCCGGCATGATTGTCAGCGATGGTATGATCTACTGTATAATGGATCATAAAATGAAGAATCTGTTGCATTTGCAGTGTTTACAGAGCAGCTGTTCGATTAATAAATGTCCAGTTATTCAGAGAAACCCCAGCAGCAAATTCAGGAAAGagctaaaacaataaatacCGTGAGTACACTGGAAATGAAACAAAGTCAATAATTAATTGACTTTTTCCATTAACcttctattttcttttctgtgaTATAATACAGTCAAAAACTGCTACATCATTGTATCTCCTCTGGAGATATCTGCTTATCCAAGTAGTGTACAAGTCAAAAGAGGAACCTGTAGTTTTTCCAGAGATTGAAAGAAAATCTTATAAAAATATCCAAATTTAACCTCCTAAgtacccgaactctttcatggcatgcattttttttctttctctttgctatttgggctgattgggatgaatgtaaaaacaaagaattacgtgtttgtttgtttttaaaaaaaaaactgacttttgtttctgagaaaaaacgGATCCACATATCAGGACATTCACTTTTTGATAGATTAGTGGCAgtctaatgtcctcgtaagtggatatcaggcacttgtagagcaaaatgtagtATTTTAGTCTAgaaaacccaaaatgtgatgtccacatgtgTGGATGCCACGTCCTAGGAGGATAAGGCTACCAAAGCTCAGCTGGCTataatttgtgtgtttgtgtgtgttatttcTTTGTAGAACCTGGATACTATGAAGATGGATCTTTTGGCATTCGTCTGGAAAATGTGGTCCTCGTTGTACCAGCTAAGCCCAAAGTACGTGTTAAAACGGGTCAAATGAATGTTCAGAAATGCAGTAGATCAAACAtacgactttttttttttacacattctcTAAATATCTATGAGTCGTTATAACCATTAAGATGTTCTTTACTTTTAACTCTTTGTAGCAAAATAATGAGATGAATtaatgatgtttttgtttttctgtctgtatGTGCAGTACAACTACAGAAACAGGGGTAGTCTGACATTTGAGCCTCTCACTCTGGTTCCCATCcaagtgaaaatgatgaatacAGAGCTTCTCACTCAGAAGGAGGTAAGGTTTTGGTACtcggataaaaagaaaaatctgtatATGTATACTCGGAGTAGGgttgttcgatataacgatatatttTTTACGcaatcgtttgtttcgtggtgtcgcaaaatgaACTGTTTACTCTTTCTCTTACATtgaatataaccacactacagacagacaagcgtttgtttttatgcgttgtcgttagcaaccaCCGTGTGTCCgcttgttccacataaacctttcacaataaagctcaagatcctgttgagacttttcaaaataaactgaatcacgtgaaagatgcaGTGTGTTTACTGAtgggaagcaaaaaagagctgccaggtgctaaaaaataaaccttagactcaaacgttagaacaggcttttccccgcagcacggcatgtaataaatactcacaaaaaaaaatggcggctgttacaacttatgtctaaaaatgtatcgtttcatgcatcggttaaaacactcgactccagatACACGACgtccagctggaaacacttaacgcaagtcgagctgcccgagattcacagaatttacagaaaatgttacatttttgtgatttatatcgttatcggacgatagatgtcttaatatcgggatatgagattttggtcatatcgcacagccctaactTGGAGTTTATCACAGTTATATATGTGGTAAAAACTTCAAATTCTGCACATCCAGTATTATCAGCTTTTTATTCTGTGCAGTGAAAATGAACATTCTCAGCTTGCAATGTTATTGAAATCCTGTATTACATTATGCCGTGTATATGTGGTTTGACTCTTGGCTCTCCTCTCCTGCAGCGGGACTGGGTGAATGAGTACCACAGGAAGTGTCGGGAGGTGGTTGGAGCAGAGTTGGAGAGGCAGGGTAGGCAGGAGGCATTAGAGTGGCTGATCAGAGAGACCCAGCTGATCATCTGAGGACCATGATCATTTTGCCCAGGATTACTGTTGATTGCTCTGCAGTGATAAACGTTTGTATTTTCTCATGTTTCTCCATGTCTCGCACCCAGCTTCTTTTGTAAAGCACATTACATCAGCAGTTTTATTAAAGATCTGTCAAAAGCAAGAAGCACTTTTATATCCTTACTGTTTTGTGAGGGGAAATAACTTCTGATGAACTATTAGCATATATTGAGTGTTCATGAAACATGGAATACATTATTCAGACTCTTTTAGAGCAAAAGAAATCTACAGTAGTAGTAGTTCTGAgtagtgtatcacagactactgAATCTAGGTTGTACAACTGATGTAGTGCCCTTCACATCTTGGTGAGAAGTTTTCATACACATAGCTGGAGGTGTCAAACTTCAAACCTTTCAGACTGAGTCAAGTGCCTCTAGCTAATCTTGTTAGAACTGTTTCCCACCCTCTAAAGCTGCATGTAAAATATTGGAGTGTCCAGGACGACACCACTTTTAGGATCACTGGCGAACTCTTGAAACGAGTGAGACAATGAGAGCACCTGTTGCTCCTCTGGTACGCCAATGGCTTTATTGGCtccctcctcatcttcatccTTCCCTCCTACGGGCAGTGGGTTACTGTAGATGTAATAGATCCGGGAGTTATCCTTTGGTGCCTCTGGTTTCCTGAAGAAGGTGAGAGGGTTGATGAAACTCGTCGATCTCTTCACTGCTTTGACTGCCACGGGATCCTCCAGCTCGCCTCGGGTCACTGCGCTCTCGTATAATTGTGCTCTTTTTGACTGTCTGTTGAACAAAGCAGTAGTAATTACACTGACATGTAACTTTACTTTGGATTACCTGGTCACTCTTTAAgattatcagttttaatttaaacaaataCACAATTTCATTCAGCTGTTACCTCAATTAAACTAGGAGTTGCACATATCTATAAACATGCTTTAGTCCATTAGGCTCACCTGGAACGGTTGTAGCAGACGGTAATGCAGTACAAGCCAGTGATGGAAAGTATACAAAAGGCCAAAGTGATCATCACAAAGTTAAACACTTTGATATCTGGGTGGCagaaagcaaagggaaaaaCGGTTAAACTTTATGATAAGAGTTCTGAGAAATTAAAAGAAGAACATCACGTACCAAACAGGCCGGAGCTCATGTTCTCGTCTTGCTGCTCCAAAGCTGCGGTCCCGTTCAGGTGGAGGTTCACTGCCGTCGGCACTCTGTCTTGTGCGGATTCACTCATGTTGCTGCCACTGACATCCAAAACAAGGACTCGAGGCTGGGCTGTAAAACTCTTTTCATtggtttattgaaaaaaaactcTGCCCATGTGACTGCAACAGCTTGAGTGAGTCTTTGTGGAGACCCCCCCTTCTTTGTCAGCCCTTGAGCTGGAGACCCCCCTCTTCTGCCTCTCTGCTACTCTCCCTGTTTACTGCTCATTATTCTGTTCAGGTTTCTGGGGGACACTGAGGGGAGGGAGATGCTGATCCCTTTATACTGTTTGTAATAAGCTCTGGGTGATGACCCAGAACCAGTGAGCTTGATTCAAGCTTCCACCACTGAAAGAGGAAGCAACCCAATTAAGCAAATGAAGTAATTTTTTATTGTGCAGTGCAGTGAAAGCATGGTCATTTATagcagaatatatatatatataactctTTTGTGGAAGGATGATTATTATACAAAAGGTGCTTTACAGTTTTTACTAAATAAAATTGCAAGTGTTTcaaattgcattttgttatcTATTTAGCTTGAATTTGTAAGCATTTAGACataaaaagtcaaagaaataGTGGCAAAGTTCTGAGAGTCCTTCCTTACCTTCAAAAGTCAAAGATAATCCTTTTTTCTAATATAAAGAGAGGAAATAGctgactttttcctctctctatcGCTCTCTCTCAATAATTAGCAAATTAGAAATTCCATCTTACTTTTAATTAAATCTGTAAAGATATGTTCACATcatagactgtacataaaagatgcaTGGCGCCACCCACTGGTTGTTAAAAGTTAAACAAGTGTTTTTCCTGTTACCATGTCTGCTTTTTGAAAGCAGGCACCATAAGCATGGGGCAGAAACGGAGGAGCGTTGCACATTCAATGGTTAAAGAACATTTAGTGCTTCTGAGGTATAGGTACAAACTCTAATGAGTTCTAGTGTTACACAGAAATGGTTAACCCAAAAGTAGACAATCAAGAGGTGGCAAATTAGATAGGTATTTTATCTGAATGCGGATGGGGGTGAGAAGCTCAGGCTGCGATGGGATGGTAATAGTCAAGGATGCCCCATGCAGTGGAGTGAGGAAGGTCAAAGGAGGAGTGGAACTGCAAAGAGGGGAGCACAGAGGTGAATATAGCTTGGAAAGGTGGTCGGCACAGAGTTGGGTATTTTTAGAGGCTTGATGACTGTGATCCTGTGCTGCTGTGGTACTTTTGATCAGGCTCAGGGCTCCAGTCCTGCAGTCAAGCAAAGAGTATGACAGAGCAGCACTAGGAGTGGCAAAAGGACCCTTCTCATTTATGATCCACTTTAGGTCTAAAGTGGATCATAAATGAGAAGTGAAATTAGGCGACATTTCAGACAAAATCCAAAATTCGGGACACTGATTTCCTTACCTTTTGTCTGTTATATTTTCACTCCTGGCTTTGCGTGTTTCGAGGACGGTAGTACAGTACAACACAACACTCCAATTAGACTAAAATCAGTTTCCACAAACTGTCAGGATCCACGGCAGAGTGCTTCCAAAGTGTTTTCAGAGCCAAAGCCAGCAAAAACGCAACAAAGACAgcattcttctttcttcttatgCTTCACTTCACCGTGCAGTGCCATGGGAGACATCATGCAATTAGCTGAGGATCCAATTAAAAGgggttttgtttctctttgatgAGACGATCTGCCACACGAAGTGAACTTTTTGAGAATTTGAATGATCTTTCTAGAAATCTTTATGCATATTAGTTCTTAGAAAATATAATAACTTGCTATATCGAATTAAACAAGAAATTATTGGAAAAATAGTGGATAGCTTGCACTGTCAAATAAGGACTTCATGAAAACACTGCTGTCCTAACAAATTCATTAGATAGTTGTGTTTTAGGGTCCAGGGCAGCATGAGATCTCACTTGTAGCGTTTGGTagttcttaaaaaacaaaaaacaaaaaactgcttcCACGACTGGCTAAACACGAACTCTCGCAGTGATCGTCTTCTCCAGCAGGTGTCAGACCTTGCCTGTCTGTTTGTACTTCAGCCTGCAGTCACATTACTTATTGAGACTGGCCCTGGCAGTTGAGGGTTGAGTGACAGCTGGGGTCTTTATATTCCAAGTCAGTgcacagtaaagaaaaacaaagccagACTTCGTTTAACTGATTAGGAAGTATGCCATGACACAGAGGCTCAAATATGTGTTTACTAGCCTCCTAAACTCCTTTTTAAGTCTGTTTAATGTTCACatccatttttttcattttccaggGTTAAACTGTTTTGATTTAAGGGGCATGTGGGTGGCATTTAGTTGGTAAGGTTTATTTGAGCAAGGCAGTTTTCAGCTAACTCTGTTTGTGGTGACTATCATGGGAATAAGGCCCAAATACACCAACTAAATATTTCCCACTTTTACCCAGAACAACCATATTAACACTGTGGAGGAAACTCTTAGGAATAACTACCGGTACCAAAATAACTTTAATGCTTTTCTTTCATTGTACTAAGGTTGTATTAAAGATATGTATTTGTCTTGTAATTATATCATATACCTCTTACGTGTAGATTTCTATTTGGTAGCAATGTATGACCCCCCAAAAACttaatatataatttatttttagatcTAATGGGTGCTGTTCATGTTGTTTAAAGCCTTTCACGAGAAATGTTTATATGCATTACATTAATTTTGACTAACTAAAGCAAATTCGGAAATTGGATATCGCCAAATGTCTGTGTAACgttatgtgtgtttatgtatgtatgtatctaTTGCTAACCTTTGGGTAGCtatgtgaaaaatacatttccatTTGTTAAAGGATGCTTTCATACTTTCTTCATGCTTTCTTGCTCTTATAAACAGGAGACGTTTCAACAAATTCATCTTTTGTTAGCATTTGCAAAAAAGGGCTAACATTACTAATGAAATAATCTGTGTATCACAGTCGAGCAAAATCCAGGCACTTTGATGATAGCATGATCCTGATGAGTTTGTGTGCTTGGTTTGACTTGGAGTGCTGGAAAAGCCTCCTGAGTTATTAAAGATTAATGCTCAGTCAACAAAGAGAGACGTGAATcatctggttttgttttgcACTTTATTAAACTGATTTCCGATTAAAATAGTCTCATTTAAACTCTTGGCTTGTTGTCCTTAGAGATgtgtgagggaaaaaaaataatcacttACAGGGTACTCAGAAAGTACATCCTCTGTCAAGGCCACTGCCCTATTTTGTACTTTGAGGAAAGTGATCCAGATCTACATAAAATTTTCATGGGTTCTCCCCTCGTTCATGCTTCACCTCTGGTAAGTTTTTGCATAATCAGACGGACAGCGAGAAAGACAAACTTAATAGCACTCAACTCTATCCCAGAGTTACTCTTTACATGTAATGTTTCTTTAAAACAActcaaaaatattttatattgcctatatataacatttttaaCTAGGACATTACCTTTGAAAacgcacaacaaaaacacagttaGCTTGATTAAACATGAATCACAAGACAGTAACCTAATCATGAATATAACGTAAAGCAAAGGTGATTAAAATCattcaaataaatgcaaaaaaagaaagaaagaaaaaaagattctgATACAAATAAACGCCCACGTCTCATTCAGCAAAAACTGTTTTACAAGCATGCACGGAGTTGTGTTTCCTGAATGCATTATTCCACCCATTTCATTTTATAAGGCACTCGTGTTAATATGCTGCCTTGACACTCATGGCCTTTGCCACATCAGCTGGATCAACGGTAAGTGATGGCCTTTAGACTAGACAGACATTAAGCGCGATAGAGGGCATATGTCTGAAAGGATGAGTGGATAAAAAACGTAATGTCACTGTTAATGCTTTCTCCCAAGTTCACAGTCGATCCACAACCACCACCTCATTTATCACTGCAGCACACTGTTCAGTTTCTACATCAGAAAGTTTACTCCCCCACGCTTAAAGTTCCCTTATCATTAGCTGACTTTTTGGCATTTCTAACCCCGGCAGCTTACAGAGACGGAGCAGGTGAGATTTTGACCTTCCTGCTGAATGTCTTGTAGTTATTAGGCTCGCTGGCTTGTACCCAACATCCTCATCAAGTTGCTTATTCCCTTTACTCATTTCCTCTCCtccatttctttttctcccccctGTGCACTGGTTATCTTCTGTTTGCTCCAGAATGAGAGTTCCTTTTTAAACTTATTGATTGCCaaaaattatattatattttggcTGAATGTATGTTATTAAGGCCCAGGATGACTGTAAAAATGCTTTTATGTTGTGGAACCATTGAGGTTAACATTTTAAACAGAGGGACAGagtttcatatttttctttgaCTCATTAAATTCATCCAAGTCAATCAATCATCTCTCCTATAATCTTTGTCAAACTCTCCCCGCTCTTTTTGGTGAATTCCTGACCATCCCTCATCACCCAGCCTCACTCCTCCTCACCCCTCCTCACCCGTGCTCACCCACTGTGCTCCTCTGCCTCCTCCCCCTCAGTATTTATACAGAGGTTGGTGGGGAATTACCGTTCTAGCCTGATCCATTTTTTGGATGTGGTTCAGCGGGAAGGTCCTGACTTGATTTATTACACTTGTCAGTTAAATTTCTGGAGGTGCACTTTAATGCACAGAGGCTGAATAATGTATGCTGGTTGTGTTTTGATATCTCTGATAATAATCAGTGGTCATGCCACTGTGTATGATGACTTCTGTACATGGTGAAAGACTCACCGCTTAAAATTCTTTGTAAAATGGATCATCATTTAGGAGAGGAAACGTTCTGTGTCGTGTAGTTTTGGCTAAAGTGCACCATATGCATACAGTaaaattgcattaaaaatatatggCTCATAGCGTCAAAAGCATACATTGGTTTAtgaaatgtctttatttatacgCTAACAAGCAGAAAAGAATCGTCCCTGTGATGGAAATCTAAGTAGAGCTGAATCTGCAA
Coding sequences within:
- the LOC143419033 gene encoding uncharacterized protein LOC143419033 yields the protein MSESAQDRVPTAVNLHLNGTAALEQQDENMSSGLFDIKVFNFVMITLAFCILSITGLYCITVCYNRSRQSKRAQLYESAVTRGELEDPVAVKAVKRSTSFINPLTFFRKPEAPKDNSRIYYIYSNPLPVGGKDEDEEGANKAIGVPEEQQVLSLSHSFQEFASDPKSGVVLDTPIFYMQL